The Coffea arabica cultivar ET-39 chromosome 1e, Coffea Arabica ET-39 HiFi, whole genome shotgun sequence genome has a window encoding:
- the LOC113705688 gene encoding vesicle-associated membrane protein 714, with product MAIVYAVVARGTTVLAEFSAVTGNAGAVVRRILEKLPLEAESRLCFSQDRYIFHILKSDGLTFLCMANDTFGRRIPFSYLEDIHMRFMKNYGKVAPYAPAYAMNDEFSRVLHQQMEFFSSNPSADTLHRVRGEVSEIRTIMVDNIEKILERGDRIELLVDKTATMQDSAFHFRKQSKRLRRALWMKNAKLLALLTCLIVILLYIIIAAACGGITLPSCRKR from the exons ATGGCGATAGTCTATGCGGTGGTGGCTCGGGGGACTACCGTGCTCGCGGAGTTCAGCGCTGTCACGGGGAACGCCGGAGCAGTTGTGCGGCGGATATTGGAGAAGCTGCCGTTGGAGGCCGAGTCGAGACTCTGCTTCTCTCAGGATCGATATATTTTCCATATTCTCAAATCTGATGGCCTGACTTTTCTCTGTATGGCTAATGATACCTTCGGAA GAAGGATACCATTCTCATACTTAGAGGATATACATATGAGATTCATGAAGAACTATGGCAAAGTGGCACCTTATGCACCTGCTTATGCTATGAATGATGAATTCTCAAGAGTCTTGCATCAACAAATGGAGTTTTTCTCAAGTAATCCTAGTGCTGATACCCTCCACCGTGTTAGGGGTGAAGTTAGTGAG ATACGCACAATAATGGTGGATAACATTGAGAAGATACTTGAAAGAGGTGAccgcattgaacttcttgttgatAAAACAGCAACAATGCAAGATAGTGCATTTCACTTCAGGAAACAGTCAAAGCGTCTTCGTCGAGCTCTTTGGATGAAGAATGCCAAACTCCT GGCTTTGTTGACGTGCTTGATCGTAATACTGCTGTACATAATAATTGCTGCTGCTTGTGGTGGCATTACCCTACCGTCCTGCCGGAAACGGTGA